From a region of the Zingiber officinale cultivar Zhangliang chromosome 10B, Zo_v1.1, whole genome shotgun sequence genome:
- the LOC122029738 gene encoding L-arabinokinase-like yields MEAGNHHRAIVWQIAEDYSHCDLLLRLPGYCPMPAFRDLIDVPLVVRRLRKSRSEVRKELGIGDDVKVLIFNFGGQPAGWNLKQDWLPDGWFCLVCGASDNQELPPNYVKLAKDVYTPDFIAASDCMLGKVGYGTVSESLAYKVPFVFVRRDYFNEEPFLRNMLEHYQGGVEMIRRDLLTGRWAPYLERALTLKPCYERGIDGGEIIAGLLQHTAKGKYFVSHQLSGARRLRDAIVLGYQLQRVPGRDMTVPDWYSLAENEIGFQPAASNADMNVKILSKLCFEEFEILHGEFHGLPDTVAFIKSLSGLAKIADSSPQKCPMREHVAASALFDWEEEIYVARAPGRLDVMGGIADYSGSLVLQMPIKEACHVAVQKNHPRKQKLWKHAQARQQAKGLGSIAVLQIVSFGSELSNRAPTFDIDLSDLMDGEQPMSYEKARQLFSQDPSQKWAAYAAGTVLVLMAELGVRFTQSISILVSSAVPEGKGVSSSAAVEVATMCAIAAAHDLRIEPRDIALLCQKVENHVVGAPCGVMDQMTSACGEANKLLAMVCQPAEVKELVPIPSHIRFWGLDSGIRHSVGGTDYGSVRIGAFMGRRMIKSEASSLLSDSLGGIEPQQVGKMTPDDSDEGHGIEILKTEALLDYLCNISTHRYECLYTKKLPECISGEEFLTKYLDHNDVVTIIDPKRTYAIKAPTKHPIYENFRVEAFKALLTAAQTDEQLCSLGELMYQCHYSYNECGLGSDGTDRLVNLVQEMQHSKSYQDGSASLFGAKITGGGSGGSVCVIGRNCIQSTEEIQKIQQRYKSATGYLPYIFEGSSPGAGKFGYLRIRMRQSLTDASPRN; encoded by the exons ATAGCTGAAGATTACTCTCACTGTGATCTGCTACTCCGGCTTCCTGGATATTGTCCTA TGCCGGCATTCAGGGATCTTATTGATGTTCCGTTAGTTGTTAGAAGATTACGCAAATCAAGATCTGAG GTAAGAAAAGAACTTGGAATTGGAGATGATGTCAAAGTGCTTATTTTTAACTTTGGCGGACAG CCAGCAGGATGGAATCTTAAGCAAGACTGGCTTCCTGATGGTTGGTTTTGTCTG GTTTGTGGTGCATCTGACAATCAAGAACTTCCACCAAACTATGTAAAGCTTGCAAAAGATGTATATACACCAGACTTTATTGCTGCTTCTGACTGCATGCTTG GAAAAGTTGGATATGGCACTGTCAGTGAATCTTTGGCATACAAAGTGCCATTTGTTTTTGTACGTAGGGATTATTTCAATGAAGAACCATTCTTGCGCAATATGCTTGAG CATTACCAGGGTGGTGTGGAGATGATTAGGAGGGATTTACTCACTGGCCGATGGGCTCCATATCTTGAGCGTGCACTCACTCTTAAGCCATGCTATGAGAGAGGCATTGATGGTGGTGAG ATCATAGCTGGCTTACTGCAGCATACTGCTAAAGGAAAATATTTTGTTTCTCATCAG ttGAGTGGAGCAAGGAGATTGCGGGATGCCATAGTTCTTGGATATCAGTTACAAAGAGTTCCAGGGAGAGATATGACAGTACCTGATTGGTATTCTTTGGCTGAGAATGAAATTGGTTTTCAGCCAGCGGCATCAAATGCAGATATGAAtgttaaaattctttcaaaatt ATGCTTTGAGGAGTTTGAAATACTTCATGGAGAGTTTCATGGTTTGCCTGATACGGTTGCTTTTATAAAGAGCTTATCTGGACTTGCTAAAATAGCTGACTCAAGTCCTCAAAAGTGCCCAATGCGAGAGCATGTTGCTGCTTCAGCACTCTTTGACTGGGAG GAGGAGATTTATGTTGCAAGAGCACCTGGGAGGTTGGATGTGATGGGAGGAATTGCAGATTATTCAGGGAGCCTTGTCTTACAG ATGCCTATCAAAGAAGCCTGCCATGTTGCTGTGCAAAAGAACCATCCTAGGAAGCAGAAACTCTGGAAACATGCTCAAGCACGGCAGCAGGCAAAAGGACTAGGGTCTATTGCTGTGCTGCAAATT GTGTCATTTGGTTCAGAGTTGAGCAATCGTGCACCGACCTTTGACATTGACCTCTCCGATTTAATGGATGGAGAACAACCTATGTCATATGAAAAGGCTCGCCAATTGTTTTCACAAGATCCTTCTCAGAA GTGGGCAGCATATGCTGCTGGAACAGTTCTAGTCTTGATGGCTGAGCTTGGTGTTAGATTTACACAAAGTATAAGCATACTG GTTTCTTCTGCTGTTCCGGAAGGCAAGGGCGTCTCCTCTTCTGCTGCAGTTGAAGTGGCTACTATGTGTGCAATTGCTGCAGCTCATG ATCTGAGAATTGAACCAAGGGATATCGCATTACTTTGTCAAAAG GTTGAAAATCATGTTGTTGGAGCTCCCTGTGGAGTGATGGACCAAATGACATCTGCATGTGGGGAAGCAAACAAACTGCTAGCCATGGTTTGCCAG CCTGCAGAAGTAAAGGAACTTGTCCCTATTCCATCTCACATAAGATTCTGGGGTCTTGATTCTGGTATCCGTCACAG TGTTGGTGGAACTGACTATGGATCTGTTAGAATAGGTGCCTTTATGGGGCGCAGGATGATCAAGTCTGAAGCCTCTTCTTTGCTGTCAGACTCTCTAGGGGGTATCGAGCCTCAACAAGTTGGTAAAATGACTCCTGATGACTCTGATGAAGGACATGGAATTGAGATACTTAAAACTGAAGCATTATTGGATTATTTGTGCAATATATCGACACACCG ATATGAATGCCTGTACACAAAGAAACTTCCAGAATGCATAAGTGGAGAGGAATTCTTGACAAAATATTTGGATCACAATGATGTAGTAACCATTATTGATCCCAAGCGCACTTATGCAATCAAGGCTCCTACTAAACATCCAATTTATGAGAATTTCCGTGTTGAG GCCTTTAAAGCCTTGCTAACTGCAGCCCAAACTGATGAACAACTTTGTTCCCTTGGGGAACTGATGTATCAG TGTCATTACAGCTACAATGAGTGCGGGCTTGGCTCAGATGGAACGGATAGGCTTGTAAACCTGGTGCAAGAAATGCAGCACTCTAAATCCTATCAAGATGGAAGTGCAAGTTTATTTGGTGCAAAAATCACTGGGGGAGGCTCTGGTGGTTCAGTTTGTGTTATTGGAAGAAATTGCATTCAAAGTACTGAAGAAATTCAGAAG